In Candidatus Nitronauta litoralis, one DNA window encodes the following:
- a CDS encoding AmpG family muropeptide MFS transporter encodes MKNQPPLLKSKFFWIGIFYFAEGFPLGVFYDVFPVHFRQQGVDLWKIGFMSLLGLSWTIKFLWAPAIDYFRHHRKWIFGMDMLMGGVLLLFALWVDFGPWVWVAIGLFTLFSATSDIAIDAYTIEMLEKKELGMANGLRNGFYRVGMLAAGFILILSDWLGWAATYMAGAGILACCGMICLFAPDEKQINTRSSISVRQEWKNLASHPMAVLGVYFIFLGVLRLVDLKTGILSSSPYLWPFLLLSGGVLYGAAVIFYSSSAKRTDNETKARLKEGPVFGAIFELLQRPYIIPIIIFILIFKLADTSMGFMVKPFWVDTGFSASQIGLVSVQIGLGLSIAGGLVGGWYTDRAGIFKAIWVLGLWQALSNLGYAYVASVIPLAESGIPLTADSKILMYSASVLESFTGGLGSAAFLAFLMAIVNQRRSAAEYALLSSIFAFSRSVAGWAGGFGAHAMGYAPYFLLTFFLAFPAYFFLPWVKKMLAWSEGENRGSG; translated from the coding sequence TTGAAAAACCAACCTCCCTTGTTAAAGTCAAAATTTTTTTGGATAGGCATTTTTTATTTTGCCGAGGGCTTTCCTCTGGGGGTTTTTTACGATGTTTTTCCCGTCCACTTCCGACAACAAGGCGTTGATCTTTGGAAAATAGGGTTTATGAGTTTACTGGGTTTGTCATGGACCATTAAATTTTTATGGGCTCCAGCCATCGATTATTTTCGTCACCACCGAAAATGGATTTTTGGTATGGATATGCTCATGGGAGGGGTGCTTCTTCTTTTTGCACTTTGGGTGGATTTTGGACCCTGGGTTTGGGTTGCAATAGGTCTTTTCACCTTGTTTTCGGCCACCAGTGATATTGCCATTGATGCATACACCATCGAGATGCTTGAGAAAAAGGAGCTGGGAATGGCAAATGGGCTCCGCAACGGATTTTATAGAGTGGGAATGTTGGCAGCCGGTTTTATTTTAATTCTAAGCGACTGGCTTGGGTGGGCAGCAACTTACATGGCGGGGGCTGGAATCCTGGCATGTTGTGGAATGATTTGTTTGTTTGCTCCAGATGAAAAGCAAATCAATACGCGATCCTCGATCTCCGTAAGGCAGGAATGGAAAAACCTTGCAAGTCATCCAATGGCCGTACTTGGAGTGTACTTCATTTTTCTTGGTGTTCTTCGACTCGTGGATTTGAAAACCGGGATTCTGAGTTCAAGCCCTTATCTTTGGCCATTTCTGTTGTTGTCCGGAGGGGTTCTATATGGGGCTGCAGTAATTTTTTATTCCTCTTCAGCTAAACGAACAGACAATGAAACCAAAGCCCGACTCAAGGAAGGACCTGTCTTTGGCGCAATTTTTGAGTTATTACAGCGGCCGTATATTATTCCCATCATTATTTTTATACTTATCTTTAAACTGGCAGACACCTCTATGGGATTTATGGTGAAACCTTTTTGGGTGGATACCGGTTTTTCTGCATCACAAATCGGGCTGGTTTCTGTTCAAATAGGGCTTGGACTTTCAATTGCTGGTGGGCTGGTAGGGGGGTGGTATACGGACCGCGCTGGAATATTCAAAGCGATTTGGGTTCTGGGGTTGTGGCAGGCTTTGTCTAATCTTGGATACGCTTACGTTGCTTCTGTCATTCCCCTGGCTGAATCGGGAATACCGTTAACAGCCGATTCAAAAATATTAATGTACAGCGCTAGTGTACTCGAGTCATTTACAGGCGGCCTTGGATCCGCTGCTTTCCTTGCGTTCCTGATGGCCATTGTCAATCAGCGTAGATCAGCTGCAGAGTATGCATTGCTTTCATCAATTTTTGCTTTTAGCCGTTCAGTAGCAGGCTGGGCTGGCGGATTTGGCGCTCATGCGATGGGATACGCTCCCTATTTTCTTTTGACCTTTTTTCTGGCTTTCCCCGCTTACTTTTTTCTTCCCTGGGTGAAAAAAATGTTGGCCTGGTCCGAAGGAGAAAATCGTGGAAGCGGATAG
- a CDS encoding response regulator transcription factor: MIGTSNLASRREFSIIAVDDDPEILESLVEDIRGDGLHLSVACNGEEGLQLIKNENPDLVILDVNMPCLNGLEVCEMLRKDKKFSHLPVIFLSGRDMEIDRINGLETGADDYVLKPYNAKELLLRIKGILWRVYGRNPREKTLSLGELQVNFENYQVWVDDRPVSLTLTEFRLLSELLEVPGRVKSRDSLLDKIWDHTEEIFSRTVDTHIQRLRNKLQNAGRYIETVRGIGYRFHLEDQ; the protein is encoded by the coding sequence ATGATAGGTACCAGCAACCTGGCAAGCAGAAGAGAGTTTTCCATTATTGCAGTTGACGATGATCCTGAGATTCTAGAATCTCTTGTGGAGGATATTCGTGGCGATGGATTGCATTTGTCTGTGGCCTGTAATGGGGAGGAAGGATTACAGCTCATTAAAAATGAAAACCCAGACCTGGTAATACTGGATGTAAACATGCCATGCCTGAACGGGTTGGAGGTTTGTGAAATGTTGCGCAAGGATAAAAAGTTTTCACACCTCCCTGTTATTTTTCTCTCTGGACGGGATATGGAAATAGACAGAATCAATGGACTTGAAACCGGTGCCGATGATTATGTTTTGAAACCTTACAACGCGAAAGAACTGCTCCTCAGGATAAAAGGAATACTCTGGCGAGTGTATGGGCGCAATCCACGGGAAAAAACTCTGAGTCTTGGAGAACTACAGGTGAATTTTGAAAACTATCAGGTCTGGGTAGATGACCGTCCCGTATCCCTTACCCTCACAGAGTTTCGTTTACTTTCGGAGTTACTGGAAGTTCCTGGTAGGGTGAAAAGTCGGGATTCCCTATTGGACAAAATCTGGGACCATACCGAAGAAATTTTTTCAAGAACAGTAGACACCCACATTCAACGGTTAAGAAATAAATTACAGAACGCAGGACGGTACATTGAAACAGTTCGAGGCATTGGATACAGGTTTCACCTGGAAGACCAATAA
- a CDS encoding helix-turn-helix domain-containing protein — protein sequence MTETNNSPKIDSVGARLRMWRHSNMLRLVDLAELIGVSQGSLSDLENDKSLPSAGTLTGLCIRTDLNIYWLLTGTGPITVKDRNIEIDTSHEAAFMQMMQDKDLRKTVNRLVEVYKRGTSSQKAMLKGFLSGVELDVSG from the coding sequence ATGACAGAAACAAATAACTCACCGAAAATCGATTCCGTAGGAGCAAGGCTAAGAATGTGGAGACATTCCAATATGCTACGCCTTGTTGATTTAGCGGAATTAATCGGTGTTTCTCAAGGGTCGCTTTCTGACCTGGAAAATGATAAATCGCTTCCCTCGGCCGGAACTCTCACGGGCCTCTGTATTCGGACGGACTTGAATATTTACTGGCTGTTAACAGGGACCGGGCCGATCACTGTAAAGGACCGCAATATTGAAATAGACACTTCCCATGAAGCGGCTTTTATGCAAATGATGCAGGATAAGGACCTGAGGAAAACGGTAAATCGCCTTGTTGAAGTTTATAAAAGGGGCACTTCATCTCAAAAAGCTATGTTAAAAGGTTTTTTAAGTGGGGTTGAGTTAGACGTTTCTGGCTGA
- a CDS encoding tetratricopeptide repeat protein has translation MKNILFTLFFLLFFANGVQAGSGFFQKLAQTNKLYEEGDYKKAATGYLQLLEENPSNGHLHYNLGNAFYQSNEYAKAIYHYLQSKKQLPRDEDVEANLSITLRKTEDIWDGRKNSPASAVLFWLNDFTLDEHIKGIIVLNFLFWVVAVFHFQRENESLGKVKQILAGILIITLLSTGARWHLENFVVNAVVSEKSLDVYSGEGDKDEVALQLHEGAVLPVLDRKGEWVELELPNGKNGWVPSSSVLI, from the coding sequence ATGAAAAATATACTTTTCACCCTATTCTTTCTTTTGTTTTTTGCCAACGGGGTTCAGGCCGGTTCAGGGTTTTTCCAAAAACTTGCACAGACAAACAAACTTTACGAAGAAGGGGATTACAAAAAAGCGGCTACAGGCTACCTGCAATTGTTGGAGGAAAATCCGTCAAACGGACATCTTCATTATAATTTGGGTAATGCTTTTTACCAGAGTAACGAGTACGCCAAGGCTATCTACCATTATCTTCAGTCCAAAAAACAACTCCCTCGCGATGAGGATGTCGAGGCCAATCTTTCAATAACACTCCGAAAAACTGAAGATATCTGGGACGGAAGGAAAAATTCTCCTGCATCAGCCGTTTTATTTTGGTTGAATGATTTTACCCTTGATGAGCATATAAAAGGAATCATTGTATTGAATTTTTTGTTCTGGGTCGTAGCTGTCTTTCATTTTCAGAGAGAAAACGAATCGCTTGGAAAGGTAAAGCAGATCCTTGCAGGTATTCTGATAATTACCTTGCTTTCAACAGGGGCTCGCTGGCATTTGGAAAACTTTGTAGTGAACGCCGTTGTTAGTGAAAAAAGCCTGGACGTTTACTCTGGGGAAGGAGATAAAGACGAAGTGGCCCTTCAACTGCATGAGGGAGCAGTTTTGCCAGTCTTGGATAGAAAGGGAGAGTGGGTCGAACTGGAACTTCCAAACGGTAAAAACGGGTGGGTTCCCAGTAGTTCTGTGTTGATTTGA
- a CDS encoding protein BatD, producing the protein MKFSAKNLVAIFFFVLLVILGMTSKSQATVSISATVNKTHLTLEDTLILSVKINGVRESAEPVLPPLPDFQIQPQGTSSSIQVINGKMKATLTFKYALFPKRTGTFTIGAIRLERDGKSYQSPSITVDVSETSSNLPDGEKNVFAEAIVSKSTAYLQEQIRLTYRFYRKVEVRNLSLDAPLEHFRKIPLGEPTETSRVINGVRYYVSEINYALYPLQSGVVKIPAATFQLDVVNRNGGGRRPFGSRHFPGSIFDDPFFSGGATLDRKILRTRTIDIKVLPFPEKNKPKNFQSLVGEIALDSRLSVDSLKVGETATWILTLKGRGNLEGVSIEVPENTSEYKVYKDQPVLDERAVAGYIEATKSFTTALVPIKEGSLKLPKVKIGYWDPKENIYRMVTTKDQILSVSGGQSNSMNISPSDSSREIRSQPAVGPGLLPIHTRTEYFDDPGSFTTSNTFKFAAFIMPILGYLMFRSFYGNRLRKKRDHVFAKKQEAFPKAVKRLEGLGKQGKPTKAKDVSAIFREYLGDRFEFQGTALTPEEVDDKLKHKELSENHIAAALSLLDKCQTAEFTPDGLRGNDDLVAESLSLINTLEKTRA; encoded by the coding sequence GTGAAATTTTCTGCAAAAAACCTGGTAGCCATTTTCTTTTTTGTGCTGCTGGTCATTCTGGGGATGACTTCAAAGTCTCAGGCGACAGTGAGTATATCGGCCACTGTCAATAAAACCCACCTCACATTGGAAGACACCCTTATCCTCTCGGTAAAAATCAACGGAGTAAGGGAATCCGCCGAACCCGTTTTACCTCCCCTCCCCGATTTTCAAATTCAACCACAGGGAACTTCATCATCCATACAGGTAATAAACGGGAAAATGAAGGCAACCCTCACCTTCAAGTATGCTCTTTTCCCAAAGAGAACGGGAACATTTACTATTGGTGCCATTCGGTTGGAGCGCGACGGGAAAAGTTACCAATCCCCCTCCATTACGGTCGATGTTTCTGAAACATCCTCTAATTTACCCGATGGAGAAAAGAACGTTTTTGCAGAGGCAATCGTTTCTAAGTCTACCGCCTACCTTCAAGAGCAAATCAGATTGACCTATCGATTTTACCGAAAGGTCGAGGTCCGAAACCTTTCCCTGGACGCCCCTCTGGAACATTTTCGCAAAATCCCTTTAGGTGAACCTACAGAAACCAGTAGGGTGATAAACGGAGTTCGCTATTATGTGTCGGAAATAAACTATGCCCTCTATCCGTTGCAATCAGGGGTTGTAAAAATCCCGGCTGCCACATTCCAACTGGATGTTGTGAATAGAAATGGTGGAGGCCGCCGACCCTTTGGTTCGAGGCATTTTCCTGGCTCTATCTTTGACGATCCCTTTTTTTCAGGAGGAGCCACTCTCGATCGTAAAATCCTGAGAACCCGAACCATTGATATCAAGGTTCTCCCGTTTCCTGAAAAAAACAAACCCAAAAACTTTCAAAGTTTAGTTGGAGAAATCGCCCTGGATTCCAGGTTAAGTGTAGATTCTCTCAAAGTTGGAGAAACAGCTACCTGGATTCTGACTCTTAAAGGTAGAGGAAACCTGGAAGGTGTTTCTATTGAGGTTCCTGAAAACACGTCTGAATATAAGGTTTACAAAGATCAACCGGTTTTAGATGAAAGGGCTGTTGCTGGTTATATTGAAGCCACTAAATCATTCACCACCGCCCTGGTTCCTATCAAAGAGGGTTCTTTAAAATTACCCAAGGTGAAAATTGGATACTGGGACCCAAAGGAAAATATTTACCGTATGGTTACTACCAAAGATCAGATACTTTCGGTGTCCGGGGGGCAAAGCAACTCTATGAATATTTCTCCTTCAGATAGTTCCCGCGAAATTCGATCACAACCTGCAGTCGGCCCAGGTCTCCTGCCAATCCATACCAGGACAGAATATTTTGATGATCCTGGAAGCTTTACAACATCCAATACATTTAAATTTGCTGCTTTTATAATGCCCATATTGGGTTACCTCATGTTCAGATCCTTTTATGGCAATCGGCTTAGAAAAAAACGTGACCATGTATTTGCAAAAAAGCAGGAAGCTTTTCCAAAAGCAGTTAAAAGGCTTGAAGGACTGGGTAAACAAGGGAAACCTACCAAAGCAAAAGATGTTTCCGCTATTTTCCGGGAATATCTGGGTGACAGGTTTGAATTCCAGGGAACCGCACTAACTCCAGAAGAAGTCGATGATAAATTAAAACATAAAGAACTTTCCGAAAATCATATTGCTGCTGCCCTGAGTCTTCTGGATAAATGTCAGACAGCAGAGTTCACGCCGGATGGTTTACGAGGCAATGATGATTTGGTAGCAGAATCTCTAAGCCTTATCAATACCCTGGAGAAAACAAGGGCATGA